From Candidatus Poribacteria bacterium, a single genomic window includes:
- a CDS encoding UxaA family hydrolase, whose protein sequence is MDYDFTTVARLPAPDDNVGIATQTLERGTRIRHNRQQFELSHTILEGHRFAIQPISEAAPLLSWGLPFGYATRVIDPGDYVCNQKMIDSLSIRNLPFALPEVPNFSDKMAPYALNEAEFRPGKQVPRHADERNFLGYRRPGNRGVGTRNYIVVMGTTSRTSGFARRLADMCAVGGVCNPDTLPNVDGVVAVTHTEGGEGKTPNNIDILLRTLAGFTVHPNIGAMLLVDYGTEAVTNEMLQSYMQHEGYALDDVTHRFYRLQGSFDEDLANGAEIIKGWLNGVNSVPRTEQSLENLKIALQCGGSDAFSGISGNPLAAYVAKEVIRYGGCANLAETDELIGSEAYVLQNVRDLNTARTFLDTIERFKERVSWHGHSAEGNPSGGNNFRGLYNIAIKSIGAAMKRHPDVCLDYVIDYSRLMENPGYYFMDSPGNDLESIAGQVASGSNMIFFVTGNGSITNFPFVPTLKIVTTTGRYEMLTKDMDVNAGAYLDGTPMETLGEAMLDLTVDVASGEQSVGEKAGHSQVSLWRDWKQTGPVDLDPLLIESELKSGEPIAIETASVDTNTPALQFRALQTETGYRTDQLGLILPTSLCSGQIAQMIAHRCNEQKIGKEQGVSRFVALPHTEGCGVSSGRSEEIYTRTMIGHLTHPTVALGLLLEHGCEKTHNDHVRHEIQQLGISPERYGWASVQLDGGIDAVIDKVQDWFSEELANKPSVPIVDAGLEHLCIAVTSTGEATEEVSESLTPLTHRVVAAGGTVVVPGNAGWLSAVGCQQSVILLADSSGTVTPTLAYGQRVEKAGLHIMETPTDQPTETLTGLGATGVDLALAHIVGAPLQSHVMVPLIQVSTDAATQTAYGADLDLTTADVDELLALIVEVASRQYTPKLHGKGNTDFQLTRGLLGISM, encoded by the coding sequence ATGGACTATGATTTTACTACTGTCGCGCGATTGCCTGCCCCAGATGATAACGTCGGTATCGCCACACAAACACTCGAACGCGGCACACGCATCCGTCATAACAGACAGCAGTTTGAACTATCGCATACTATTTTAGAGGGCCACCGATTCGCTATCCAACCGATTTCAGAAGCCGCGCCTCTCCTATCGTGGGGACTGCCATTCGGTTACGCCACACGTGTCATTGACCCCGGCGATTACGTGTGTAATCAGAAAATGATTGACTCCCTGTCCATTAGAAACCTCCCTTTCGCTCTGCCAGAGGTACCTAATTTCAGTGATAAAATGGCACCATACGCGTTAAATGAAGCCGAATTTCGTCCGGGGAAACAGGTGCCGCGTCATGCAGATGAACGAAATTTTCTCGGTTATCGTCGTCCCGGTAACCGTGGTGTCGGCACACGAAACTATATCGTCGTCATGGGAACGACCTCACGCACCTCCGGTTTCGCGAGAAGACTCGCCGATATGTGTGCAGTAGGAGGGGTTTGTAACCCCGATACACTTCCTAATGTAGATGGGGTCGTTGCTGTAACACATACGGAAGGCGGTGAAGGCAAAACACCGAATAACATTGACATATTGCTCCGGACGCTTGCCGGTTTCACCGTCCATCCGAATATCGGTGCGATGCTGCTCGTTGACTACGGCACTGAGGCGGTTACAAATGAAATGCTTCAGTCATATATGCAGCACGAAGGCTACGCTTTAGATGATGTCACCCACCGTTTCTATCGGTTACAAGGAAGTTTTGATGAAGATTTAGCCAACGGCGCGGAGATTATTAAGGGATGGTTGAACGGCGTAAACAGCGTCCCACGCACTGAGCAATCTCTGGAAAACCTTAAAATCGCCTTACAGTGCGGCGGTTCTGATGCCTTCTCTGGCATCTCCGGCAATCCGCTTGCCGCTTACGTCGCCAAAGAGGTTATCCGCTACGGTGGTTGTGCTAACCTCGCAGAAACAGACGAACTCATCGGTTCGGAGGCGTATGTGCTTCAAAACGTCCGAGACCTGAACACTGCACGCACGTTCCTTGATACAATTGAACGTTTCAAGGAGCGGGTCTCATGGCACGGACACTCCGCAGAAGGCAATCCGTCTGGGGGTAATAACTTCCGTGGACTCTATAACATCGCTATTAAATCCATCGGCGCAGCGATGAAACGACATCCGGATGTCTGTCTCGATTACGTCATTGACTATAGCCGACTGATGGAAAATCCGGGCTACTACTTCATGGACAGTCCCGGCAACGATTTAGAGAGTATCGCCGGACAGGTAGCGTCTGGCTCTAACATGATTTTCTTCGTGACTGGCAACGGTTCAATTACCAATTTTCCCTTCGTCCCGACGCTTAAAATTGTCACGACAACCGGACGCTATGAAATGCTTACCAAAGATATGGACGTGAATGCTGGGGCGTATCTCGACGGCACACCGATGGAGACACTCGGTGAAGCAATGCTCGACTTGACGGTGGATGTTGCGTCGGGTGAACAGTCGGTCGGTGAGAAGGCGGGACATTCTCAAGTCTCTCTGTGGCGGGATTGGAAGCAGACAGGTCCCGTAGATTTAGACCCCTTATTGATAGAATCCGAATTGAAGTCCGGTGAACCAATCGCAATTGAAACCGCCTCGGTGGACACGAACACACCGGCGCTGCAATTCCGTGCACTCCAAACGGAAACTGGATACCGTACGGATCAACTCGGACTTATCCTACCGACAAGCCTCTGTTCAGGACAGATCGCACAGATGATTGCACACCGTTGCAATGAACAGAAGATTGGTAAGGAACAAGGGGTATCCCGTTTTGTTGCGCTTCCACACACAGAAGGGTGTGGTGTCTCCAGTGGACGTTCTGAAGAAATTTACACCCGTACGATGATTGGACACCTCACACATCCGACGGTTGCTCTCGGTCTACTCCTTGAGCACGGTTGCGAAAAGACACACAACGACCACGTCCGGCACGAAATTCAGCAACTCGGTATATCACCAGAACGCTACGGATGGGCAAGCGTCCAATTGGACGGTGGCATTGATGCCGTTATTGACAAGGTACAAGACTGGTTTTCAGAGGAACTCGCGAATAAGCCATCTGTTCCCATTGTCGATGCGGGATTAGAACACCTCTGCATCGCTGTAACATCAACCGGTGAAGCGACAGAAGAAGTCTCGGAGTCTCTGACGCCATTGACGCACAGGGTGGTCGCTGCGGGTGGAACGGTTGTCGTGCCGGGGAATGCGGGATGGCTGTCAGCAGTCGGCTGTCAGCAGTCAGTAATTCTTCTGGCGGATTCATCGGGAACTGTTACGCCGACATTAGCATACGGACAGCGAGTCGAGAAAGCCGGTCTCCATATCATGGAGACCCCGACAGATCAGCCGACAGAGACGTTGACAGGGTTGGGGGCGACGGGTGTGGATTTGGCACTTGCGCACATCGTTGGTGCTCCTTTGCAATCGCACGTGATGGTGCCGCTGATTCAGGTCTCTACAGATGCTGCAACGCAAACCGCCTACGGTGCGGACCTGGATCTGACGACTGCTGATGTTGACGAGTTATTGGCGTTGATTGTGGAGGTGGCTTCGCGGCAGTATACACCGAAACTGCACGGTAAGGGAAATACGGATTTTCAGTTGACGCGAGGGCTACTTGGGATTTCTATGTGA
- a CDS encoding Gfo/Idh/MocA family oxidoreductase: protein MDKLRVGIIGCGGIFRNLHAPYYQEPTRRADIVAIADINEASANEQADLFGADAYTDYRALLDRQDIDAVDVCAHPRPHLEITRAATAAGKHILMEKPMCCNVAEGDEMVTAAENAGVLLMVAYMMRFDPGYMKLKSLLDDGTLGTLQMAYSNQVGYFSPERHPWLFVKAESGGMLVEQAIHNLDIWLWLYGPASTVYGFTSHVPLGGTYPPPDQAVENNAVLTVHFKNGGVGMMIKSWAAEIGNSGNGLVASNGSATLIRHGLRWKTHDMAEAEEFTAPVPDDDTYRNMPEERRQQRYWGVAAKGTSIDHWLQCIAGEAEPTTHGRIGRDGIELAEATYRSSQIGAPISLPL, encoded by the coding sequence ATGGATAAACTCAGAGTTGGCATCATCGGATGCGGCGGTATTTTTCGCAACCTCCACGCCCCGTATTACCAAGAACCGACACGCCGCGCAGACATTGTCGCGATCGCCGATATCAATGAAGCATCTGCGAATGAACAGGCAGACCTATTCGGGGCAGATGCTTATACGGATTACCGCGCCCTCCTTGACAGACAAGATATAGACGCAGTGGATGTCTGTGCCCATCCGCGCCCTCACCTTGAGATTACCCGCGCTGCGACCGCTGCTGGCAAACACATCTTGATGGAGAAGCCGATGTGTTGCAACGTCGCCGAGGGTGACGAGATGGTCACCGCTGCTGAAAATGCAGGTGTCCTCCTGATGGTCGCCTATATGATGCGGTTCGATCCGGGGTACATGAAGCTGAAGTCGCTATTGGACGATGGCACGCTTGGCACGCTGCAGATGGCGTATTCTAATCAGGTCGGTTATTTTTCACCTGAACGACATCCGTGGCTTTTTGTGAAAGCAGAATCTGGTGGGATGTTGGTGGAGCAGGCGATTCACAATCTCGATATCTGGTTGTGGCTCTACGGTCCCGCCTCGACTGTCTACGGGTTCACAAGCCACGTTCCACTCGGTGGCACCTATCCACCACCTGACCAAGCCGTCGAGAACAACGCTGTCCTGACAGTGCATTTCAAGAACGGCGGGGTCGGGATGATGATTAAGAGTTGGGCAGCTGAGATTGGGAACAGTGGCAATGGTCTCGTGGCAAGCAACGGGTCTGCGACGCTGATTCGGCATGGACTCCGCTGGAAAACGCACGATATGGCGGAAGCAGAAGAATTCACTGCGCCGGTCCCAGACGACGACACCTATCGCAACATGCCAGAGGAACGGCGGCAGCAGCGGTATTGGGGTGTTGCGGCAAAAGGGACAAGCATCGACCATTGGCTCCAGTGTATCGCCGGTGAAGCGGAACCGACAACGCATGGACGTATCGGTAGAGACGGTATCGAGTTGGCAGAGGCGACGTATCGTTCTTCCCAAATCGGCGCACCGATTTCGTTGCCGCTGTAG
- a CDS encoding Gfo/Idh/MocA family oxidoreductase translates to MYRVGIIGLGSIASRYSTPDDPYPYCHTGGIRFCETTELVAVADMSSERQAEFQQVWGPAFPDNSISYYETDTQMLESEDLDIVAVCVRGPHHFKVMQNVLKADIKAIFLEKPAGCSLEEVDAMTAGADAKGIPIVVDYTRHWGPHLIRLQSLIKDGLIGEVQTVIGYCGGGVLSFAIHTTDMICQFAGYDPISVTGFVEGSGDVPEPYEPEPAIVGSTIRYESGVIGFHVGNHGARGGFSVDVLGSEGSVQTGFYSSTTVHKDGKLVDNATLDLPENASPFKVAYKQITDYLNGGVLPDCARDDYTAVNEIGFATIESGITGQTIELPCQNRKRLIFANG, encoded by the coding sequence ATGTATCGTGTCGGTATCATCGGGTTGGGTAGTATTGCCTCCCGTTATTCAACACCAGACGATCCTTATCCGTATTGCCATACAGGTGGTATCCGTTTTTGTGAAACGACTGAATTGGTTGCAGTTGCAGACATGTCCTCGGAACGCCAAGCAGAATTCCAACAGGTTTGGGGACCCGCTTTCCCAGATAATTCTATAAGCTATTACGAGACGGACACGCAGATGCTTGAGAGTGAGGATTTGGACATCGTTGCTGTCTGTGTCCGCGGACCCCACCATTTCAAGGTGATGCAGAATGTTCTGAAGGCAGACATCAAAGCCATCTTCCTCGAAAAACCCGCCGGGTGTTCGCTTGAAGAAGTCGATGCCATGACCGCAGGTGCTGACGCGAAAGGCATTCCTATCGTTGTGGACTATACACGGCACTGGGGACCACACCTTATCCGTCTCCAATCGCTTATCAAAGACGGGTTAATCGGTGAGGTACAGACTGTTATCGGGTATTGCGGTGGCGGTGTGCTTTCTTTCGCTATCCACACGACGGACATGATTTGTCAGTTTGCCGGTTATGATCCGATTTCGGTAACTGGGTTCGTTGAAGGGAGTGGAGATGTACCGGAGCCTTATGAACCTGAACCCGCGATTGTGGGTTCAACAATCCGATATGAGAGCGGTGTTATCGGTTTCCATGTCGGGAATCACGGGGCGCGAGGCGGATTCTCTGTGGATGTCCTTGGCAGTGAAGGTAGCGTTCAGACGGGGTTCTACAGCAGCACGACTGTCCACAAAGACGGGAAGTTGGTTGATAACGCTACCCTTGATCTGCCTGAAAACGCCAGTCCATTTAAAGTTGCGTACAAACAGATTACGGATTACTTAAATGGAGGAGTATTGCCTGATTGTGCACGCGATGATTATACCGCTGTTAATGAAATTGGATTCGCTACAATTGAGAGCGGCATCACCGGACAAACAATAGAACTCCCGTGTCAGAATCGAAAACGGCTTATCTTTGCAAACGGCTAA
- a CDS encoding CmcI family methyltransferase has translation MFDQVLGEVEAQCREERIPMLGPEKAKFLAACVEKAKPSLIVECGTAIGYSGLWMLRVLKTIGAGRLITVEIDANRAAQARTNFERAGLADLVDSRIGDAQEVLKSIQDPVDFLLLDNNFDNYFPCFQAIEAQLTNPATVVADNVGIGADTMADYLAHVREHYESETHWFDIDLPWVKQDAIEVSIYRR, from the coding sequence ATGTTTGATCAGGTTTTAGGAGAAGTTGAAGCACAGTGTAGAGAAGAACGGATCCCGATGTTAGGACCCGAAAAGGCGAAATTTCTCGCCGCTTGCGTCGAAAAAGCCAAGCCGTCTCTTATTGTTGAATGCGGAACGGCTATCGGTTACTCTGGATTATGGATGCTACGCGTGCTGAAGACTATCGGTGCCGGACGCTTAATAACAGTAGAAATAGATGCGAACCGCGCCGCACAAGCACGCACAAATTTTGAACGCGCTGGACTCGCAGACCTCGTAGACTCACGCATCGGCGACGCACAAGAAGTACTCAAAAGTATCCAAGACCCTGTCGATTTTTTGCTCCTTGACAACAACTTCGACAACTATTTTCCCTGTTTTCAGGCAATCGAAGCGCAGTTAACAAACCCAGCAACCGTCGTAGCAGATAACGTCGGTATCGGCGCAGATACAATGGCGGACTATCTTGCGCATGTCCGCGAGCACTATGAATCTGAAACACATTGGTTTGACATCGACCTGCCGTGGGTGAAACAGGACGCAATTGAAGTGAGTATCTATCGCCGTTAA
- a CDS encoding glycine/sarcosine/betaine reductase selenoprotein B family protein, with protein sequence MAPLRKLDSLSRFFMKLYRGKHYGTSPHTPLHLPLNECKVALITTAGFFLHGQDPFESGDCSYREIPNSIQTQALINGHKSAAYDERGLETDPNLAFPLDRFRELETEGKIGSLNHRHFSFMGSIVNPKPLITQTAPEVGELLKVDGVDVAFLTPV encoded by the coding sequence ATGGCACCCTTACGTAAACTTGATTCCCTTTCTCGATTCTTTATGAAGCTTTACCGCGGCAAGCACTATGGAACGTCTCCTCACACGCCGCTGCATTTACCGTTGAACGAATGTAAAGTCGCTCTCATTACGACTGCCGGTTTTTTTCTGCATGGGCAGGACCCTTTTGAGAGCGGAGATTGTTCATACCGCGAGATTCCCAATTCAATTCAGACACAAGCACTCATCAATGGACATAAAAGTGCGGCTTACGATGAAAGGGGTCTCGAAACGGATCCGAACCTTGCGTTTCCGCTTGATAGGTTCAGGGAATTAGAGACCGAAGGTAAAATCGGATCGCTAAACCATAGACACTTCAGTTTTATGGGATCTATTGTAAACCCGAAACCCCTCATTACGCAAACCGCGCCTGAAGTTGGAGAGTTGCTTAAAGTTGATGGTGTAGATGTGGCGTTCTTAACGCCTGTCTGA